One region of Bradyrhizobium betae genomic DNA includes:
- a CDS encoding aliphatic sulfonate ABC transporter substrate-binding protein: MANITRRILLVGAVALAATPAAKAADPLKEIRIDWATYNPVSLVLKQKGLLEKEFAKDGITITWVQSAGSNKALEFLNAGSIDFGSTAGSAALVARINGNPIKSIYVYSRPEWTALVTGKESRIASVADLKGKRVAVTRGTDPHIFLVRALLGAGLTEKDITPVLLQHADGKTALIRGDVDAWAGLDPMMAQAEVEEGAKLFYRKADANTWGILNAREQFLKDYPDAARRVLAVYEEARKYSLANYDELKKTFIAVTKLPEAVVDKQLKERTELTHSRIGAPQRESILAAGLALQQAGVVDAKVDVKATLDALIDDQVPLPTN, from the coding sequence ATGGCAAACATTACGCGACGCATTCTGCTGGTGGGAGCGGTTGCGCTCGCCGCGACCCCCGCGGCAAAGGCGGCGGATCCACTCAAGGAGATCCGCATCGACTGGGCGACCTACAATCCGGTGTCGCTGGTCCTGAAGCAGAAGGGGCTGCTGGAAAAGGAGTTCGCCAAGGACGGCATCACCATCACCTGGGTGCAGTCGGCCGGGTCCAACAAGGCGCTCGAATTCCTCAATGCCGGCTCGATCGATTTCGGCTCGACCGCGGGCTCGGCGGCGCTGGTCGCCCGCATCAACGGCAACCCGATCAAGTCGATCTACGTCTATTCGCGCCCTGAATGGACCGCGCTGGTGACGGGCAAGGAGTCCAGGATCGCAAGCGTGGCCGACCTCAAGGGCAAGCGCGTCGCGGTGACGCGCGGCACCGACCCGCACATCTTCCTGGTCCGTGCGCTGCTCGGCGCAGGCCTCACCGAAAAGGACATCACGCCGGTGCTGCTCCAGCACGCCGACGGCAAGACCGCCTTGATCCGCGGCGACGTCGATGCCTGGGCGGGTCTCGATCCGATGATGGCGCAGGCCGAGGTCGAGGAGGGCGCAAAGCTGTTCTATCGCAAGGCCGACGCCAACACCTGGGGCATCCTCAATGCGCGCGAGCAGTTCCTGAAGGACTACCCGGATGCCGCCCGCCGCGTGCTCGCGGTCTATGAAGAGGCGCGCAAATATTCGCTGGCGAATTACGATGAGCTGAAGAAGACCTTCATCGCCGTGACCAAGCTTCCCGAGGCCGTCGTCGACAAGCAGCTCAAGGAGCGCACCGAGCTCACCCACAGCCGCATCGGCGCGCCCCAGCGCGAGTCGATCCTCGCCGCGGGCCTCGCCCTCCAGCAGGCCGGCGTGGTCGATGCCAAGGTCGACGTGAAGGCGACGCTGGATGCGCTGATCGACGACCAGGTCCCGCTGCCGACGAATTAG
- the mutS gene encoding DNA mismatch repair protein MutS, producing MTMQQPIPVPPPDEAPAPQAEAAARVTPMMEQYLEIKAAHQGLLLFYRMGDFYELFFEDAEIASKTLGIVLTKRGKHQGADIPMCGVPVERSEDYLHRLITAGHRVAVCEQTEDPAAAKARGNKSVVRRGVVRLVTPGTLTEDTLLDARANNYLLAIARARSSAGGDRFGLAWIDISTAEFTVMECSGGELAATLARINPNEAIVTDALYSDNELSQTLRELPAVTPLTRDVFDGATAEKRLCDYFAVATMDGLAQLTRLEATAAAAAVTYVDRTQVGKHPPLSPPAREASGATMAIDPATRANLELTRTLAGERRGSLLDAIDCTVTSAGSRLLAQRLAAPLTDAPAIARRLDAVSTFVADSAAREDIRSILRGAPDMSRALARLSVGRGGPRDLAGLRDGIVAADQVLARLGEIDQPPQEIAVVMAALQRPSRELAAEFSSALDDQLPLIKRDGGFVRQGYEPSLDETRNLRDASRLVVASMQARYADSTGVKGLKIRHNNVLGYFVEVTAQHGDKLMSAPLNATFIHRQTLAGQVRFTTSELGEIEAKIANAGDRALGLELEIFERLSAKALDISDDLRAAAHAFALLDVATSLARLAVDDNYVRPEVDQSLGFAIEAGRHPVVEQALKRNGEPFIANSCDLSPGPAQKSGQLWLLTGPNMAGKSTFLRQNALIALLAQIGSFVPATRARIGIVDRLFSRVGAADDLARGRSTFMVEMVETAAILNQAGERALVILDEIGRGTATFDGLSIAWAAIEHLHESNRCRTLFATHYHELTALSARLPRMFNATVRVKEWQGNVVFLHEVLPGSADRSYGIQVAKLAGLPAAVITRAKSVLAKLEAQDRGQTARALADDLPLFAVPSRAAAEAAPPSEAELVLEAVKALHPDEMSPREALDALYALKAKLPKA from the coding sequence ATGACTATGCAACAGCCCATTCCTGTACCGCCCCCCGACGAAGCACCCGCGCCGCAGGCCGAAGCCGCCGCGCGCGTCACGCCGATGATGGAACAATACCTGGAGATCAAAGCAGCGCATCAGGGCCTGCTGCTGTTTTACCGGATGGGCGATTTCTACGAGCTGTTCTTCGAGGATGCCGAGATCGCCTCGAAGACGCTCGGCATCGTCTTGACCAAGCGCGGCAAGCATCAGGGCGCGGATATCCCGATGTGCGGCGTGCCGGTCGAGCGCTCCGAGGACTATCTGCATCGCCTGATCACCGCCGGCCACCGGGTCGCGGTGTGCGAGCAGACCGAGGATCCCGCCGCCGCGAAAGCGCGCGGCAACAAGAGCGTCGTGCGCCGCGGCGTAGTGCGGCTGGTCACGCCGGGCACGCTGACCGAGGACACGCTGCTCGACGCGCGCGCCAACAATTATCTGCTGGCGATCGCCCGCGCCCGTTCGTCCGCCGGCGGCGACCGCTTTGGCCTTGCCTGGATCGACATCTCGACCGCCGAATTCACGGTGATGGAATGTTCGGGCGGCGAGCTTGCGGCAACGCTGGCGCGCATCAATCCGAACGAGGCGATCGTCACCGACGCGCTCTACAGCGACAACGAATTGAGCCAGACCCTGCGCGAGCTGCCGGCGGTGACGCCGCTGACCCGCGACGTCTTCGACGGTGCCACCGCCGAGAAGCGGCTGTGCGACTATTTCGCGGTCGCGACCATGGACGGGCTGGCGCAACTGACGCGGCTGGAAGCGACCGCCGCGGCCGCCGCCGTCACCTATGTCGACCGCACCCAGGTCGGCAAGCATCCGCCACTGTCCCCGCCGGCACGCGAGGCCTCCGGCGCGACCATGGCGATCGATCCAGCGACGCGCGCCAATCTCGAACTAACGCGAACGCTCGCGGGTGAACGCCGCGGCTCGCTCCTCGACGCGATCGACTGCACCGTGACCTCGGCCGGCTCACGCCTGCTGGCGCAGCGGCTCGCAGCGCCCTTGACGGATGCACCGGCAATCGCGCGGCGGCTCGATGCCGTCAGCACCTTCGTCGCGGACTCCGCCGCGCGCGAGGACATTCGCAGCATACTGCGCGGCGCGCCCGACATGTCGCGGGCGCTGGCGCGGCTGTCGGTCGGCCGCGGCGGGCCGCGCGATCTCGCCGGCCTGCGCGATGGCATCGTCGCCGCCGACCAGGTGCTGGCGCGGCTCGGCGAGATCGACCAGCCGCCGCAGGAGATCGCGGTCGTGATGGCAGCCTTGCAGCGTCCATCGCGCGAACTCGCGGCGGAATTCTCCAGCGCGCTCGACGATCAACTGCCGCTCATCAAGCGCGATGGCGGCTTCGTGCGTCAGGGCTACGAGCCTTCGCTCGACGAAACGCGCAATCTGCGCGACGCCTCGCGTCTCGTGGTGGCCTCGATGCAGGCGCGCTACGCCGACAGCACCGGCGTCAAGGGTCTCAAGATCCGGCACAACAACGTGCTCGGCTATTTCGTCGAGGTGACCGCGCAGCACGGCGACAAGCTGATGTCGGCGCCGCTGAACGCGACCTTCATCCATCGCCAGACGCTGGCGGGCCAGGTGCGCTTCACCACGTCGGAGCTCGGCGAGATCGAGGCGAAGATCGCCAATGCGGGCGACCGCGCGCTCGGACTCGAACTCGAGATTTTCGAGCGGCTCTCTGCCAAGGCGCTGGATATCAGCGACGATCTGCGCGCCGCCGCCCATGCCTTCGCGCTGCTCGACGTCGCGACCTCGCTGGCCAGGCTCGCGGTCGACGACAATTACGTGCGGCCGGAGGTCGACCAGTCGCTCGGCTTCGCGATCGAGGCCGGCCGCCATCCCGTGGTCGAGCAGGCCTTGAAGCGCAATGGCGAGCCGTTCATTGCCAACTCCTGCGACCTGTCGCCGGGCCCCGCGCAGAAGTCCGGCCAGCTCTGGCTGCTCACCGGCCCGAACATGGCTGGTAAATCGACCTTCCTGCGCCAGAACGCGCTCATTGCATTGCTGGCTCAAATTGGCAGTTTCGTGCCGGCCACGCGCGCGCGGATCGGCATCGTCGACCGCCTGTTCTCGCGTGTCGGCGCCGCCGACGATCTCGCCCGCGGCCGCTCCACCTTCATGGTGGAGATGGTCGAGACCGCCGCGATCCTCAACCAGGCCGGCGAGCGCGCGCTCGTGATCCTCGACGAGATCGGCCGCGGCACCGCGACCTTCGACGGGCTCTCGATCGCCTGGGCCGCGATCGAGCATCTGCACGAGAGCAACCGCTGCCGCACGCTGTTCGCGACGCATTATCACGAGCTGACCGCGCTCTCGGCCAGGCTTCCGCGCATGTTCAACGCCACCGTGCGGGTGAAGGAATGGCAGGGCAACGTCGTGTTCCTGCACGAAGTGCTGCCGGGCTCGGCCGATCGCTCCTACGGCATTCAGGTCGCCAAGCTCGCCGGACTGCCTGCGGCCGTGATCACACGCGCGAAATCGGTGCTGGCAAAACTCGAAGCACAAGACCGTGGCCAGACCGCCCGCGCGCTCGCCGACGATTTGCCGCTGTTCGCAGTGCCCTCGCGCGCGGCGGCCGAAGCCGCCCCACCGAGCGAGGCCGAGCTGGTGTTGGAGGCGGTGAAGGCGCTGCATCCCGACGAGATGTCGCCGCGCGAGGCGCTCGATGCGCTCTATGCGCTCAAGGCAAAGCTGCCGAAGGCGTGA
- a CDS encoding methyl-accepting chemotaxis protein: MFGRKPDTDAKAQLEAINRSLAVIEFALDGTILTANKNFLDVLGYSLDEIKGKHHSMFVPAEERDSAEYRAFWSALNRGEPQSKQFRRVDKAGRDVWIEASYNPVLGDNGKPLKVVKIASDVTEKTLNSLYNSGKIAAIDRVQAVIEFNLDGTIVTANDIFLTAMGYTLGEIKGQHHAMFILPADRDSAAYREFWAALNRGEVPRGEFKRIGKAGREVWILASYNPVLDARGKPLRVIKFATDVTAQKLRNAETDAQIVAISKSQGVIEFNMDGTIITANDNFLHAIGYALNEIKGKHHSMFVEPAVRDSAAYREFWAALNRGEYQAAEYRRIGKGGKEVYIQASYNPILDLNGKPFKVVKYLTDTTQQVLVRMGNERVRGMIETVAGGADQLNASVRDIADAMIKSRDTAMGAVEQVSTADAQAQRLTGAAKSMSGIVEMINVITGQINLLALNATIESARAGEAGRGFAVVASEVKNLANQAKQATDKIAEEIGSLNYISGDVAGVLNAIKQAITEVSDYVSSTTAAVEKQSAVTSDMSSSIHDAAAEVARLAAG; the protein is encoded by the coding sequence ATGTTCGGTCGCAAGCCTGATACCGACGCCAAGGCTCAGCTTGAAGCCATCAATCGGTCGCTGGCGGTGATCGAATTCGCGCTGGATGGCACCATTCTCACGGCCAACAAGAACTTCCTCGATGTGCTCGGCTACTCGCTCGATGAAATCAAGGGCAAGCACCATTCGATGTTCGTCCCGGCCGAGGAGCGCGACAGCGCCGAGTACCGGGCCTTCTGGTCCGCACTCAATCGCGGCGAACCTCAATCGAAACAGTTCCGGCGAGTCGATAAGGCGGGACGGGATGTCTGGATCGAGGCATCCTACAACCCCGTTCTCGGCGACAACGGCAAGCCGCTGAAGGTTGTCAAGATCGCGAGCGACGTGACGGAAAAGACGCTGAACAGCCTGTACAATTCGGGCAAGATCGCCGCCATCGATCGCGTCCAGGCGGTTATCGAATTCAATCTCGACGGCACGATCGTGACGGCGAACGACATTTTCCTGACGGCGATGGGATACACCCTCGGCGAGATCAAAGGCCAGCACCACGCCATGTTCATCCTGCCGGCGGACCGCGACAGTGCCGCCTATCGTGAGTTCTGGGCCGCGCTCAATCGCGGAGAAGTTCCGCGCGGCGAGTTCAAGCGGATCGGCAAGGCCGGCCGCGAGGTCTGGATCCTCGCCTCCTACAACCCGGTGCTGGACGCGCGTGGCAAGCCGCTTCGCGTGATCAAATTCGCAACCGACGTGACCGCGCAGAAGCTGCGCAATGCCGAAACCGATGCCCAGATCGTCGCGATCTCCAAGTCCCAAGGCGTCATCGAATTCAACATGGACGGCACCATCATCACGGCCAACGACAATTTCCTCCATGCGATCGGCTACGCCCTGAATGAAATCAAGGGCAAGCACCACAGCATGTTCGTCGAGCCAGCCGTGCGCGACAGCGCGGCCTATCGTGAATTCTGGGCCGCGCTCAATCGTGGCGAATACCAGGCTGCTGAGTACCGGCGGATCGGCAAGGGCGGCAAGGAAGTCTACATCCAGGCGAGTTACAATCCGATCCTCGATCTCAACGGCAAGCCGTTCAAGGTCGTCAAATATCTAACGGACACGACGCAGCAGGTGCTGGTCCGCATGGGCAACGAGCGCGTCCGCGGCATGATCGAGACGGTCGCCGGGGGAGCCGACCAATTGAACGCGTCGGTGCGCGACATCGCGGACGCCATGATCAAATCGCGCGATACCGCGATGGGCGCCGTCGAACAGGTCTCTACCGCCGACGCGCAGGCGCAGCGACTGACCGGGGCCGCCAAATCTATGAGCGGGATCGTCGAGATGATCAACGTCATCACGGGGCAGATCAACCTGCTGGCGCTCAATGCCACGATCGAGTCCGCGCGCGCCGGCGAGGCGGGCAGGGGTTTTGCCGTCGTCGCGTCCGAGGTGAAGAACCTCGCCAACCAGGCCAAGCAGGCCACCGACAAGATCGCGGAGGAGATCGGCAGCCTCAACTATATCTCAGGCGACGTCGCGGGCGTGCTGAACGCCATCAAGCAGGCGATCACCGAGGTCAGCGACTACGTCAGCTCCACGACCGCGGCGGTCGAGAAGCAGAGCGCCGTCACCAGCGACATGTCGAGCAGTATCCATGACGCTGCGGCCGAGGTGGCAAGACTGGCTGCAGGTTGA
- a CDS encoding OsmC family protein, with the protein MDAAALRQMQAPIKERYKTDPKAAMITLKAKGSTDSDGIACKIETGRAIAMAGLHPATGGSGLELCSGDMLLEALVACAGVTLKSVATAIEVPLKTGNVYAEGDLDFRGTLGVDKETPVGFAEIRLRFEVDTDAPQDKLDLLLKLTERYCVVYQTIKNGPKVSVSMQRM; encoded by the coding sequence ATGGACGCCGCCGCACTTCGCCAGATGCAGGCCCCGATCAAGGAACGCTACAAGACCGATCCCAAGGCCGCGATGATCACGCTGAAGGCGAAAGGCTCGACCGACAGCGACGGCATCGCCTGCAAGATCGAGACCGGCCGCGCCATTGCGATGGCAGGCCTGCATCCGGCCACCGGCGGATCCGGCCTCGAACTTTGCTCCGGCGACATGCTGCTCGAGGCGCTGGTCGCCTGCGCCGGCGTCACGCTGAAATCGGTTGCGACCGCGATCGAGGTTCCGCTCAAGACCGGCAACGTCTATGCCGAAGGCGATCTCGATTTCCGCGGCACGCTCGGCGTCGACAAGGAGACTCCGGTCGGTTTCGCGGAGATCCGCCTGCGCTTCGAGGTCGACACCGATGCGCCGCAGGACAAGCTCGACCTGTTGCTGAAGCTCACCGAGCGCTATTGCGTGGTCTACCAGACCATCAAGAACGGCCCGAAGGTCTCGGTGTCTATGCAGCGGATGTGA
- a CDS encoding ABC transporter permease, which produces MISDAPVLQQTSEPAESAAAPSRVSRYAGPMLGVLLPLALALGWELLVWSGWSNGRLVPPPSRVFATITDLARSGELVRHIAATLWRVGLGFAFGVVAGTLLGAISGYWSLARRLLDPTVQAIRAIPSLAWVPLFILWLGIFETSKIALIAVGVFFPVYLGVMGAILSVDRKIVEVGRTFRLSGPAMIRRILLPAVLPAYVVSLRVGLGLGWMFVVAAELIGASEGLGYLLLDGQQLGKPAQILAAIVIFAILGKLTDWLIEVVAAPFLRWQDAFGRAKET; this is translated from the coding sequence ATGATCTCCGACGCGCCAGTGCTGCAACAGACATCGGAACCGGCCGAGAGCGCTGCCGCGCCCTCGCGCGTCTCGCGCTACGCAGGGCCGATGCTGGGGGTGTTGCTGCCGCTGGCTCTTGCGCTCGGCTGGGAACTCCTGGTCTGGTCCGGCTGGTCCAACGGCCGGCTGGTGCCGCCGCCCTCGCGCGTCTTTGCCACCATCACCGATCTTGCCCGGTCCGGCGAACTGGTTCGCCACATCGCTGCGACGCTGTGGCGGGTCGGTCTCGGCTTCGCGTTCGGCGTGGTCGCGGGCACGCTGCTCGGCGCCATCTCCGGCTATTGGTCGCTGGCGCGGCGGCTGCTCGATCCGACCGTGCAGGCGATCCGCGCGATCCCGTCGCTGGCCTGGGTGCCGCTGTTCATTCTCTGGCTCGGCATTTTCGAGACCTCGAAGATCGCGCTGATTGCGGTCGGCGTGTTCTTCCCGGTCTATCTCGGTGTGATGGGCGCGATCCTCTCGGTCGATCGCAAGATCGTCGAAGTCGGCCGCACCTTTCGTCTCTCCGGACCGGCGATGATCCGCCGCATCCTGTTGCCCGCGGTGCTGCCGGCCTATGTCGTGTCCTTGCGCGTCGGCCTGGGTCTGGGCTGGATGTTCGTGGTCGCCGCCGAATTGATCGGCGCCTCCGAAGGCCTCGGCTATCTCCTGCTCGACGGCCAGCAGCTCGGCAAGCCTGCGCAGATCCTCGCGGCCATCGTCATCTTCGCCATCCTCGGCAAGCTCACCGACTGGCTGATCGAGGTCGTCGCCGCGCCCTTCCTGCGCTGGCAGGACGCCTTCGGGCGCGCCAAAGAAACTTGA
- the pcaF gene encoding 3-oxoadipyl-CoA thiolase, which translates to MRDVFICDAVRTPIGRFGGSLAKVRADDLAAAPIKALMAKHPNLDWAQVDEVFFGCANQAGEDNRNVARMALLLAGLPDSVPGQTLNRLCASGLDAVGAAGRAIRSGEIELAIAGGVESMTRAPFVMGKAQEAFSRSAEIFDTTIGWRFINPLLKAQYGVDAMPETGENVAEEFQVSRADQDAFAIRSQQRAGAAIASGYFAEEIIPITIPGGKAGPVTIDKDEHPRPETTLEALAKLKPIVRNPGTVTAGNASGVNDGAAAMILASEAAVKKHGLTPRARILGLASAGVPPRIMGIGPVPATRKLMERLGKKISDFDLIELNEAFASQGIACMRQLGVADDADFVNPHGGAIALGHPLGMSGARLALTAVHGMEKRGGKLALATMCVGVGQGVAVAIEKLN; encoded by the coding sequence ATGCGTGACGTCTTTATCTGCGATGCCGTGCGGACCCCGATCGGCCGTTTCGGCGGCTCGCTCGCCAAGGTGCGTGCCGACGATCTGGCCGCAGCCCCGATCAAGGCGCTGATGGCCAAGCACCCCAATCTCGACTGGGCGCAGGTGGACGAAGTCTTCTTCGGCTGCGCCAACCAGGCCGGCGAGGACAACCGCAACGTCGCGCGCATGGCGCTGCTGCTCGCGGGTCTGCCGGACTCGGTTCCCGGCCAGACCCTGAACCGGCTCTGCGCCTCCGGTCTCGATGCGGTCGGTGCGGCCGGCCGTGCCATCCGTTCCGGCGAGATCGAGCTTGCGATCGCCGGCGGCGTCGAATCCATGACCCGTGCCCCCTTCGTGATGGGCAAGGCGCAGGAGGCTTTTTCGCGCTCCGCCGAAATCTTCGACACCACCATCGGCTGGCGCTTCATCAATCCGCTGCTGAAGGCGCAGTACGGCGTCGATGCGATGCCGGAAACCGGCGAGAACGTCGCCGAAGAATTCCAGGTCTCGCGCGCCGATCAGGACGCCTTCGCCATCCGCTCGCAGCAGCGCGCGGGGGCCGCGATTGCGTCAGGTTACTTCGCCGAAGAAATCATCCCGATCACCATTCCCGGCGGCAAGGCCGGCCCTGTTACGATCGACAAGGACGAGCATCCGCGTCCCGAGACCACGCTCGAAGCCCTCGCCAAGCTGAAGCCGATCGTGCGCAATCCCGGCACGGTCACCGCCGGCAATGCCTCCGGCGTCAATGATGGCGCCGCCGCGATGATCCTCGCCTCGGAAGCTGCCGTGAAGAAGCATGGCCTGACGCCGCGCGCCCGCATCCTCGGCCTCGCCTCGGCCGGCGTGCCGCCGCGCATCATGGGTATCGGACCAGTGCCCGCGACCCGCAAGCTGATGGAGCGGCTCGGCAAGAAGATCAGCGATTTCGACCTGATCGAGCTGAACGAAGCCTTCGCCTCGCAAGGTATTGCCTGCATGCGGCAGCTCGGCGTCGCCGACGATGCCGATTTCGTCAATCCGCATGGCGGCGCCATTGCGCTCGGCCATCCCCTCGGCATGAGCGGCGCCCGCCTCGCGCTCACCGCCGTGCACGGCATGGAAAAGCGCGGCGGCAAGCTCGCGCTGGCGACGATGTGCGTGGGCGTCGGCCAGGGCGTCGCGGTCGCGATCGAGAAGCTGAACTGA
- a CDS encoding ABC transporter ATP-binding protein produces the protein MLALDRVSKTYPNGVQALARFSAEIRQGEIVAIIGGSGCGKSTLLRAIAGLDRASAGTVTLDSEAIASPHAKIGIIFQEPRLLPWLSVADNIGFGLADLPATERRAKVARALERVGLADKAQAWPRELSGGQAQRVAIARALVPQPEVLLLDEPFSALDAFTRRDLQDHLLDLWADTRPTLVLVTHDVDEAVVLADRVLVMRPRPGRLFDQIEINLGRPRDRNSPLFETFKRSVLTSLDRSLDRSVPDRDATQGPGQAMWW, from the coding sequence ATGCTGGCGCTCGACCGGGTCAGCAAGACCTATCCCAACGGCGTGCAGGCGCTGGCGCGCTTCTCCGCCGAGATCAGGCAGGGCGAGATCGTTGCCATCATCGGCGGCTCCGGCTGCGGCAAGTCCACGCTGCTGCGCGCGATCGCCGGTCTCGACCGTGCCAGTGCGGGCACCGTGACGCTCGACAGCGAGGCGATCGCCTCGCCGCATGCCAAGATCGGCATCATCTTCCAGGAGCCGCGGCTGCTGCCCTGGCTCAGCGTCGCCGACAATATCGGCTTCGGTCTTGCCGATCTGCCCGCGACCGAGCGCCGCGCCAAGGTCGCCCGCGCGCTCGAACGCGTCGGGCTTGCCGACAAGGCGCAGGCCTGGCCGCGCGAGCTCTCGGGCGGACAGGCGCAGCGTGTCGCGATTGCCCGGGCGCTGGTGCCCCAGCCCGAGGTGCTGCTGCTCGACGAGCCATTCTCCGCGCTCGACGCTTTCACCCGCCGCGATTTGCAGGATCATCTGCTCGACCTCTGGGCCGATACGCGTCCGACGCTCGTCCTCGTCACGCACGACGTCGACGAGGCCGTGGTGCTGGCCGACCGCGTGCTGGTGATGCGGCCGCGGCCGGGCCGTCTGTTCGACCAGATCGAGATCAATCTCGGCCGGCCGCGCGACCGCAATTCGCCGCTGTTCGAGACCTTCAAGCGGAGTGTGCTGACGTCACTCGACCGGTCGCTCGACCGCAGCGTGCCCGACCGCGACGCGACCCAGGGTCCCGGTCAGGCGATGTGGTGGTGA